The Cryptosporangium aurantiacum DNA window TCGGCGGTCAGTTTGTAGACCACTCGACCGCGTCGCCCGGTCAGCGGCGGTGCGGTGACCACGTCGTCGGGGTCAGGCTCGACCTCGGTGATCCAGCCCCCGGCCTGGAGCCGCCGGAGGGTCGGATAGAGCGATCCATAGGAGATCGCCGCACGAAAAGCCCCGAGCAGGGTCGTCAGCCGCTTGCGCAGCTCGTAACCGTGCATCGGGCCCTCGTGCAGGAGCCCCAGGATCGCGAACTCGAGCACCGCCGGGCCTCCTCTCGTCCACCTGGCGTTGGCTCGCGCCGATGTATCGAGACGATACATCGATCCGACGCCTCGGTGCAGAGGGACACGGGGTAATCCCCGTCATGCCCGTTGTTTTGCCTCCGCCGGCGCCCCCGTGCCCGCGTACCCTTCGCCCTGTGCGGACCCAACGGCAGGTCGTTGACTACACGCTGAAGCGCCGTGCGCTTCTGCGTGAGGTCTACGCGGGCCGGGTCGGCGCGCTGGAGGTGTGTGACGCGTCTCCGTACCTGGTCAGAGCGTCGAAGTTCTTCGGCGAGGCCACCGAGACGCGATGCCCGATCTGCCGCCGTGAGCCGGTGTGGCTGGTGCACTACATCTACGGCGACGAGCTGCGAACGTC harbors:
- a CDS encoding DUF5318 family protein produces the protein MRTQRQVVDYTLKRRALLREVYAGRVGALEVCDASPYLVRASKFFGEATETRCPICRREPVWLVHYIYGDELRTSAGQARPRAELAMLAMDYRAFDVYVVEVCRGCGWNHLVEKYTLGRDGLTSDDKDGRRRAAD